The bacterium genome contains a region encoding:
- a CDS encoding restriction alleviation protein, Lar family, giving the protein MNDQDTPKLKPCPFCGEPPERPDFGDDDTVWHQYAVECLNCDADGPREPSVDAAIAAWNKRHE; this is encoded by the coding sequence ATGAATGACCAAGACACGCCCAAGCTGAAGCCCTGCCCGTTCTGTGGGGAACCGCCGGAGCGACCTGATTTCGGAGACGACGATACGGTGTGGCATCAGTACGCCGTTGAGTGTTTGAACTGCGACGCCGACGGGCCGAGAGAGCCAAGCGTGGACGCCGCCATCGCCGCCTGGAACAAGCGCCATGAATGA